One region of Miscanthus floridulus cultivar M001 chromosome 19, ASM1932011v1, whole genome shotgun sequence genomic DNA includes:
- the LOC136525514 gene encoding uncharacterized protein: protein MAPPPPPAAAAGLMAVNAKRYTLASLLATLAVAAIVTAFFVLLCPARITFSVARTGSSHNSSGPAGGGGSVLSLSLTLAADNPSRRARVTYESMFVDVSNSTAPGAQGDNWVRATVTTRMPLRQPGRTAAINATVPLVDAPWTQDFTGNMSSSFSVVVTAQARFRVGVAWTRLYDIKVSCSPVTFFPAKVKPAGAATAAGASGLPVRCV, encoded by the coding sequence ATggcgcctccaccaccaccagcggcggcggcgggtctgATGGCCGTGAACGCCAAGCGCTACACCTTGGCGTCTCTCCTCGCGACGCTCGCGGTGGCGGCCATCGTCACCGCCTTCTTCGTGCTGCTGTGCCCGGCGCGCATCACCTTCTCCGTGGCGCGCACGGGCAGCAGCCACAACAGCTCTGGGCccgcaggcggcggcggcagcgtgcTCAGCCTCAGCCTCACCCTCGCCGCCGACAACCCGAGCCGGCGCGCCAGGGTGACGTACGAGAGCATGTTCGTGGACGTCAGCAACAGCACGGCGCCGGGAGCCCAGGGGGACAACTGGGTGCGGGCGACGGTGACGACGCGCATGCCGCTGCGGCAGCCGGGGCGCACCGCGGCCATCAACGCGACGGTGCCCCTGGTGGACGCACCCTGGACCCAGGACTTCACCGGAAACATGAGCAGCAGCTTCTCCGTCGTGGTCACCGCGCAGGCCAGGTTCAGGGTCGGCGTCGCGTGGACGCGGCTCTACGACATCAAGGTCTCCTGCAGCCCCGTCACCTTCTTCCCCGCGAAAGTTAAACCGGCcggtgccgccaccgccgccggtgcATCTGGCCTGCCGGTCAGATGCGTCTAG